A region from the Rufibacter sp. DG15C genome encodes:
- a CDS encoding PepSY-associated TM helix domain-containing protein, producing MNTDSTKRQKQARVLRDFRKVHRLTGALLFVFFFVISITGLLLGWKKHTGGIILAKTYTGTSTHLQDWLPVDSLTKNAFNAIQDSLGKDTSMLTLDRIDMRPDKGTVKFLFVEDYIGVQLDATTGKVLHLETRRADFIENLHDGSILDRILGLDSGVLKVIYSTIMGVALLIFTITGFWLWYGPKRMKQAAASTTPTSPSRSAKPLRGN from the coding sequence ATGAACACAGACAGTACCAAACGCCAGAAACAAGCACGCGTCTTGCGTGACTTCCGGAAGGTTCACCGGCTCACGGGGGCTTTGCTGTTCGTGTTCTTTTTTGTCATCTCTATTACGGGTCTGCTATTGGGCTGGAAAAAGCACACGGGTGGCATAATACTAGCCAAAACCTATACGGGCACCTCTACCCACCTGCAAGACTGGCTCCCCGTGGACAGTCTTACTAAAAATGCGTTCAACGCCATACAAGACTCTCTAGGCAAAGACACGTCTATGCTCACCCTGGACCGCATAGACATGCGCCCAGACAAAGGCACCGTCAAGTTCCTGTTTGTGGAAGACTACATAGGCGTACAGCTGGACGCTACCACGGGCAAAGTTCTGCACCTGGAAACCCGCCGCGCCGACTTCATTGAAAACCTACATGACGGCTCAATCTTGGACAGGATTCTTGGCTTGGATAGCGGTGTTTTGAAAGTCATCTACAGCACCATCATGGGCGTGGCTTTACTCATCTTCACCATCACGGGCTTCTGGTTGTGGTACGGCCCCAAGCGCATGAAGCAGGCTGCTGCCAGCACCACTCCTACCTCGCCCAGTAGATCGGCCAAACCACTTAGAGGAAACTAG
- a CDS encoding TIGR00730 family Rossman fold protein: MAKREVPQISEDDKRIREAFTDKNWNEIKIADSWQIFKVMSEFVEGFEKMAKIGPCVSIFGSARTKADNPYYIMAEEIAAKLVRHGYGVITGGGPGIMEAGNKGAHSEGGRSVGLNIHLPFEQFNNIYIDPDKLINFDYFFVRKVMFVKYAQGFIGMPGGFGTLDELFEAITLIQTKKIGKFPIVLVGKAYWQGMFDWIRDVMLHQESNISPEDMDLVHLVDNATDAVKVIDDFYSKYLLSPNF; the protein is encoded by the coding sequence ATGGCCAAGCGCGAGGTCCCCCAGATCTCTGAGGATGACAAGCGCATTAGAGAGGCGTTCACAGACAAGAACTGGAATGAGATTAAAATAGCAGACTCCTGGCAGATCTTTAAGGTGATGTCTGAGTTTGTAGAGGGCTTTGAGAAGATGGCCAAGATTGGACCGTGCGTGTCTATCTTCGGTTCTGCCCGCACCAAGGCAGACAACCCGTACTACATCATGGCCGAGGAGATTGCCGCCAAGCTGGTGCGCCACGGTTACGGCGTAATCACGGGCGGTGGCCCAGGCATCATGGAAGCCGGTAACAAGGGCGCGCATTCAGAAGGCGGACGCTCTGTGGGCTTGAACATCCACTTGCCGTTTGAGCAGTTCAACAACATTTACATTGATCCAGACAAGCTCATCAACTTTGACTACTTCTTTGTGCGCAAAGTGATGTTCGTGAAATACGCCCAAGGCTTTATTGGCATGCCAGGCGGCTTTGGAACGCTAGATGAGTTGTTTGAAGCCATCACCTTGATCCAGACCAAAAAGATTGGCAAGTTCCCGATTGTGTTGGTGGGCAAAGCCTACTGGCAAGGCATGTTTGACTGGATTAGAGACGTAATGTTGCACCAAGAAAGCAACATCAGCCCAGAAGACATGGACCTGGTACACCTGGTAGACAACGCCACAGACGCCGTTAAGGTGATTGACGATTTCTACAGCAAATACCTGTTGTCTCCCAACTTCTAG
- a CDS encoding ABC transporter permease: MIYLRLVFESLRFAMQALKSNLLRTLLSLLGVTIGIFAIISVFTVVDSLERSIRQSMSFVGERIIYIEKWPWIFKGDDMPWWEYMKRPPATVREYRYLEETLENDEGVAIVSRRGGNTFKHLNNSMTGIMMQGVSLNFNQVAEVPIAEGRYFTQQEVDGSRNVIIIGHEVAENLFPQGNGVGQTLKVMGQRFTVVGIMEKQGAGLFEGLPTNDKNSYVPFGAFGKMFAGGPRGVQPSLMIKGRVDDPGLQNLEYEVRGKMRTIRGLKPYQNDSFAVNRSEMMQDEISNLFSIIGLAGWVIGGFSILVGGFGIANIMFVSVKERTNIIGIQKSLGAKNFFILFQFLFESVFLSLIGGGVGILLVSLITFIPMGSLEIILTPGNILLGLGVSVVIGVLSGIIPAVIASHLDPVVAIRSK, from the coding sequence ATGATCTATTTACGGCTAGTTTTTGAAAGTCTCCGCTTTGCGATGCAGGCCCTGAAGTCCAACCTGTTACGCACGTTGCTTTCCTTGCTGGGCGTGACCATAGGAATCTTTGCCATCATCTCTGTCTTTACGGTGGTGGACTCTTTAGAGCGAAGCATTAGGCAGAGCATGAGCTTTGTGGGCGAGCGCATCATCTACATTGAAAAGTGGCCCTGGATTTTTAAGGGGGATGACATGCCTTGGTGGGAGTACATGAAGCGTCCGCCGGCTACCGTGCGGGAGTACCGTTACCTAGAAGAAACCCTGGAGAACGATGAGGGCGTGGCCATTGTGTCGCGCCGGGGTGGCAACACCTTCAAGCATTTGAATAACAGCATGACCGGCATCATGATGCAGGGCGTGTCGCTTAACTTTAACCAGGTAGCCGAAGTACCCATTGCAGAAGGCCGCTACTTTACCCAACAAGAGGTAGACGGTTCTCGCAACGTAATCATCATTGGCCATGAGGTGGCAGAGAACCTGTTTCCGCAAGGCAACGGCGTAGGCCAGACCCTTAAGGTGATGGGCCAGCGCTTTACGGTGGTGGGTATCATGGAGAAACAAGGTGCCGGGCTGTTTGAGGGCCTGCCTACCAATGACAAGAACTCGTATGTGCCGTTTGGCGCGTTCGGGAAGATGTTTGCCGGCGGCCCCAGGGGCGTACAACCGTCGCTCATGATAAAAGGGCGGGTAGACGACCCTGGCCTGCAGAACCTGGAGTACGAGGTACGCGGCAAGATGCGCACCATACGCGGCCTCAAGCCGTACCAGAACGACAGCTTTGCCGTAAACCGCTCAGAGATGATGCAAGATGAGATTAGTAACCTCTTTTCCATTATTGGTCTGGCGGGCTGGGTGATTGGCGGCTTTTCTATTCTGGTGGGCGGCTTTGGTATTGCCAACATCATGTTTGTGTCTGTGAAAGAGCGCACCAACATCATTGGTATTCAGAAATCACTGGGGGCTAAGAACTTTTTCATCCTGTTCCAGTTCTTGTTTGAGTCTGTGTTCCTGAGCTTGATAGGCGGCGGCGTGGGCATCTTACTGGTGTCTTTGATCACGTTCATCCCAATGGGGTCATTGGAAATAATCCTGACGCCCGGCAACATACTTTTAGGGTTGGGCGTATCGGTCGTGATTGGGGTATTGTCGGGGATCATCCCGGCGGTGATTGCTTCCCACCTTGACCCCGTGGTGGCCATCCGGTCAAAATAA
- the queA gene encoding tRNA preQ1(34) S-adenosylmethionine ribosyltransferase-isomerase QueA, whose translation MKLSEFRFDLPEGLLATHPAQNRDEARMMVLHRDSGKIEHKIFKDIIGYFDEGDVMVTNNTKVFPARMYGNKEKTGAKIEVFLLRELDKRIHLWDVLVDPARKIRVGNKLYFGESDLVAEVIDNTTSRGRTIKFLFDGTDEEFYKTIHDLGETPLPKYIKREPEPEDQERYQTVYAEITGAVAAPTAGLHFTKEVLKRLELKGVDVAPITLHVGLGTFRPVDVEDLTKHKMDSEQFFVTEETAAIVNRALDNKKRVCAIGTTSMRAMESSVSANNRLKANEGWTDRFIFPPYDFKIANSLITNFHMPESTLLMMAAAFGGYDLVMEAYRTAIKEEYKFFSYGDVMLIL comes from the coding sequence ATGAAGTTATCAGAGTTTAGATTTGACCTGCCCGAAGGTCTATTGGCCACACATCCGGCCCAGAACCGTGACGAGGCCCGCATGATGGTGCTACACCGTGACAGCGGCAAGATTGAGCACAAAATCTTCAAGGACATCATTGGGTATTTTGACGAAGGCGACGTGATGGTGACCAACAACACCAAAGTGTTTCCGGCGCGCATGTACGGCAACAAAGAGAAGACCGGTGCCAAGATTGAAGTGTTCCTGTTGCGTGAGCTGGATAAGCGCATTCACTTATGGGACGTGTTGGTAGACCCGGCGCGCAAGATACGGGTAGGCAACAAGCTGTATTTTGGCGAAAGTGACCTGGTAGCTGAAGTTATTGACAACACCACCTCTAGAGGCCGTACCATCAAGTTCTTGTTTGACGGCACAGATGAGGAGTTCTATAAAACCATTCATGACCTAGGTGAGACGCCTCTGCCTAAGTACATCAAGCGCGAGCCAGAGCCAGAAGACCAGGAGCGTTACCAAACGGTATACGCCGAGATCACAGGCGCCGTAGCCGCTCCAACCGCCGGTCTGCACTTTACCAAAGAGGTATTAAAGCGCCTGGAGTTGAAAGGGGTGGACGTAGCACCTATCACCTTACACGTGGGCTTGGGTACGTTCCGTCCGGTAGACGTAGAGGACTTGACCAAGCACAAGATGGACTCTGAGCAGTTCTTTGTAACAGAAGAGACCGCTGCCATTGTGAACCGCGCCTTAGACAACAAGAAGCGCGTGTGTGCCATTGGTACCACATCTATGCGCGCCATGGAGTCTTCTGTGTCTGCCAACAACCGCCTTAAGGCAAACGAGGGCTGGACAGACCGCTTCATCTTCCCGCCGTATGACTTCAAAATTGCCAACAGCCTTATCACCAACTTCCACATGCCAGAATCTACCTTGTTGATGATGGCTGCGGCGTTTGGTGGCTATGACCTGGTCATGGAAGCCTACAGAACCGCCATTAAAGAAGAGTACAAGTTCTTTAGCTACGGCGACGTGATGTTGATTCTATAG
- a CDS encoding GAF domain-containing sensor histidine kinase, protein MLFAEDAYLHSPKAGQNKQDVQELERELEETKKRLQRLQEELYVTKGELHLLREQQTHPSSLGTRLDSSRAELDLAEYKRIVALERLGKEVLERNASPHYSLQETIAFYLSGIEKIHGDMLLSFMRLQGDKLYTFAAPSLPASYGELLNGTPIGDNVGSCGTAAFFKEKVIVTDIANDKRWSAFKDLALSYGLKASWSFPIIGGNQQVLGTLAVYYRKVKAPTPAEESSLDSIRNLLQLILESKLAEEALRQSNDRYHLATAATNDAIYDWDIVNNSLYWGIGFEKVFGFKRTPQNSTLDFWTSLLHPLDKESTSQSLDATLQDRQANKWQIEYRSIREDGATVYIEERGFIIRDEAGNAVRMVGAVHDITERRHAEEELRKLSVIAKETSNGVLILQLGGELHWVNDAFTRMMGWTLTEVLGKSPGSLMNGEETDPATIAQIHVHMDQHLPFECELIQYSKTGQKYWFRLQIQPLEDSNSEVDLFFVLLTDITQKKEEEQQLRLLESVITNTKDAIAISKVDPVPGNELETIFVNPAFTQLTGYTPEDVLGKELKMLSGPSELWSQEEALVKFSEAIAHGETYEVELINYRKNGEKYWAHLESIPIYNKAGEHAYWLFVHQDITARKNYLAEREVLIAELTQNNADLKQFSFITSHNLRAPLSNLVGISNLIDLEAIPEGRNRLLVEKFKESTQKLNHVIDDLLEILIIKNNVALKKERLSLASAFEKVQASLDRLLQEAQAQVQVDFSGGHEVVGNAGYLHSILLNLLSNAIKYRSPERPLQVHLKTERNQDMLELSFSDNGLGMDLNRYGDRIFGLYQRFHDHADSKGMGLYIVHSQIKAMGGTIFVSSEVNKGTTFVLQFKTQ, encoded by the coding sequence ATGTTGTTTGCAGAAGACGCTTACCTCCATTCGCCAAAGGCGGGCCAGAATAAGCAGGACGTGCAGGAGTTGGAACGTGAGCTGGAGGAGACCAAAAAGCGCCTTCAACGGTTGCAGGAAGAACTGTACGTAACCAAGGGAGAGCTGCACCTGCTACGGGAGCAGCAGACCCACCCATCTTCGCTGGGAACTCGCCTAGATTCTAGCCGCGCAGAACTGGACCTGGCAGAATACAAGCGCATTGTGGCTTTAGAGCGTCTGGGCAAAGAAGTCCTGGAACGCAACGCCTCGCCCCATTATTCCCTTCAAGAAACCATTGCCTTTTACCTGTCTGGCATTGAGAAAATCCACGGGGACATGCTGCTGTCTTTTATGCGCCTGCAAGGCGACAAGCTCTATACGTTTGCCGCGCCCAGCCTTCCTGCAAGCTACGGTGAGTTGCTCAACGGTACGCCTATTGGAGACAATGTGGGCTCCTGTGGAACAGCGGCCTTCTTTAAGGAAAAAGTCATAGTCACAGACATTGCCAATGACAAACGTTGGTCAGCTTTTAAAGACCTAGCCTTGTCCTATGGCTTAAAGGCGAGCTGGTCCTTTCCCATCATTGGTGGCAACCAGCAGGTGTTGGGCACGCTGGCGGTGTACTACCGTAAGGTAAAAGCACCCACCCCGGCAGAAGAAAGCTCTCTGGACAGCATCAGGAACCTGTTGCAGCTCATCCTGGAAAGTAAGCTAGCCGAAGAAGCCCTGCGCCAGAGCAATGACCGGTACCACCTGGCCACCGCGGCCACCAATGACGCCATCTATGACTGGGACATTGTAAACAACAGTCTGTACTGGGGCATAGGCTTTGAGAAGGTGTTTGGCTTTAAGCGAACTCCGCAGAACTCCACCCTTGATTTCTGGACAAGCCTTCTGCACCCCCTGGACAAAGAATCTACCAGTCAGTCGTTAGACGCGACCTTGCAAGATAGGCAGGCTAATAAATGGCAGATAGAATACAGGTCTATTAGAGAAGACGGTGCCACCGTTTACATAGAGGAGCGCGGCTTTATCATAAGGGACGAGGCTGGGAACGCAGTTAGAATGGTGGGCGCCGTCCATGACATTACAGAGCGCCGGCACGCCGAGGAAGAGTTGCGCAAGCTTTCTGTTATTGCCAAAGAAACCAGTAACGGGGTGCTTATCCTGCAATTAGGCGGCGAGTTGCATTGGGTCAATGACGCCTTTACCCGCATGATGGGCTGGACCCTCACAGAAGTGCTGGGGAAATCGCCGGGCAGCCTCATGAACGGCGAAGAAACAGACCCCGCCACCATTGCGCAGATTCACGTGCACATGGACCAGCATCTGCCCTTTGAGTGCGAATTGATCCAATACTCCAAAACTGGTCAGAAATACTGGTTCAGGTTACAGATACAACCTTTAGAGGATTCCAACTCAGAAGTAGACCTGTTCTTTGTGCTCTTGACGGACATCACCCAGAAAAAAGAAGAGGAGCAGCAGCTTCGGCTTTTGGAGTCTGTCATCACCAACACCAAAGACGCAATTGCTATCAGCAAAGTAGACCCTGTGCCGGGGAACGAGCTGGAAACCATTTTTGTGAACCCCGCTTTTACCCAGTTAACCGGCTACACGCCAGAAGACGTGCTGGGCAAAGAGCTGAAAATGCTGAGCGGCCCTAGTGAGCTGTGGTCTCAAGAAGAAGCCCTGGTAAAGTTTAGTGAGGCCATTGCCCACGGTGAAACATACGAGGTTGAGTTAATCAACTACAGAAAAAACGGGGAGAAATACTGGGCACATCTGGAGTCCATTCCCATCTACAACAAAGCCGGTGAGCACGCCTACTGGTTGTTTGTGCACCAAGACATCACTGCCCGTAAAAACTACCTGGCAGAGCGGGAGGTCTTGATTGCCGAACTCACCCAAAACAACGCAGACCTCAAGCAGTTCTCTTTTATCACCTCGCATAACCTACGCGCACCTCTGTCTAACTTGGTGGGCATCTCCAACCTGATTGACTTGGAGGCCATTCCCGAAGGCAGGAACCGGCTGTTGGTGGAGAAATTCAAGGAGTCTACCCAGAAGCTGAACCACGTCATTGATGATCTGCTGGAAATTCTCATCATCAAGAACAACGTAGCCCTCAAGAAGGAACGCCTCTCTCTGGCCTCTGCCTTTGAGAAAGTGCAGGCATCTCTGGACCGTCTATTGCAAGAAGCGCAGGCCCAAGTGCAGGTAGATTTCTCGGGTGGCCATGAGGTGGTGGGTAATGCGGGCTATCTGCATAGCATCCTCTTGAATCTGCTGTCCAATGCCATTAAATACCGCTCTCCAGAAAGACCTTTGCAGGTGCATTTGAAAACAGAGCGTAACCAAGATATGCTAGAGCTTTCATTCTCAGACAACGGCCTGGGCATGGATTTGAACAGGTACGGAGACCGCATCTTTGGCCTATACCAGCGGTTCCATGACCACGCCGACAGCAAGGGGATGGGCCTTTACATTGTCCACTCACAGATAAAAGCCATGGGCGGTACTATTTTTGTAAGCAGTGAGGTAAATAAAGGAACTACCTTTGTGCTTCAGTTTAAGACGCAGTAG
- a CDS encoding response regulator, with amino-acid sequence MVDKVLLIDDDEIALMLSELVLELNGFAQKVVKLTNGKQGLDFFENLTAGLQDVAASEAPSLVFLDLNMPIMNGWDFLDGFLRKYQVLFPETRVVVLSSTVDPEDFARAKQYDFVVDFLNKPLSDEALSGLRTNSKLQNLFHV; translated from the coding sequence ATGGTGGACAAAGTATTGTTAATTGACGATGATGAGATCGCCCTCATGCTCAGTGAGCTGGTCCTTGAACTGAATGGATTCGCCCAAAAGGTAGTCAAGCTCACCAACGGCAAACAGGGGCTTGATTTTTTTGAGAACCTGACAGCAGGATTGCAGGATGTAGCCGCAAGCGAGGCGCCTTCCTTGGTCTTCCTGGATTTGAACATGCCCATCATGAACGGCTGGGACTTTTTGGACGGCTTTTTACGTAAATACCAAGTGTTGTTCCCAGAGACGCGCGTGGTGGTGCTTTCCTCTACCGTTGACCCAGAGGATTTTGCGCGCGCCAAGCAGTATGACTTTGTGGTTGATTTCCTGAACAAGCCATTGAGTGACGAGGCCCTGTCAGGCTTGCGCACCAATAGTAAATTGCAGAACCTGTTCCACGTCTAA
- a CDS encoding 2-C-methyl-D-erythritol 4-phosphate cytidylyltransferase, with protein sequence MQTPPYPTYAIVVAGGSGSRMNAPLPKQFLPVAGLPVLMHTLLRFHTYNPVMPIVLVLPEPEMARWQELCQLHGFQVRHSLVAGGKTRYQSVQNGLAALRIYEDGVVAVHDGVRPFVTQDIIHNAFETANELGSAVVAVALKDSIRRVTGNVSKAVNRNAYKMVQTPQCFRLPLLRRAYEQGESSQFTDDASVVEKFGHKIHLVEGSYQNIKLTTPEDMILAEAILAAERAGLLP encoded by the coding sequence ATGCAAACACCTCCTTACCCAACCTATGCCATTGTAGTGGCCGGCGGCTCTGGCAGCCGCATGAATGCCCCCTTGCCCAAGCAGTTTCTGCCGGTGGCAGGCCTGCCTGTGTTAATGCACACCCTGTTGCGCTTTCACACCTACAATCCGGTCATGCCCATTGTACTGGTGTTGCCAGAACCCGAAATGGCCCGCTGGCAGGAACTCTGCCAGCTACATGGTTTTCAGGTGCGGCATAGTTTAGTGGCCGGTGGAAAGACCAGGTACCAGTCGGTGCAGAACGGATTGGCGGCCCTGCGCATCTATGAGGACGGGGTGGTGGCCGTGCATGACGGCGTACGGCCCTTTGTGACCCAGGATATCATTCATAACGCCTTTGAGACAGCCAACGAACTGGGAAGCGCCGTAGTGGCCGTAGCCTTGAAGGATTCTATCAGGCGCGTGACGGGCAACGTCTCCAAAGCCGTGAATAGAAATGCCTATAAAATGGTGCAGACGCCGCAGTGCTTCAGGTTGCCGTTGCTGCGCCGCGCCTATGAGCAGGGTGAGAGCTCCCAGTTCACCGATGACGCCTCTGTGGTGGAGAAGTTCGGGCATAAGATTCATTTGGTGGAAGGTTCTTACCAGAACATCAAACTCACCACCCCCGAAGACATGATCCTGGCAGAGGCCATTCTGGCCGCCGAGCGCGCCGGTCTGTTGCCCTAG
- a CDS encoding GyrI-like domain-containing protein: MEDPKIVDLAEKRLAGLRITTSLVENNAPALWQQFMPRHREIAHRVGQELYSVQEYPVNFFSQVVDPNTKFEKWAAVEVSTVEHLPEGLELLVVPAGKYAVFLHKGISSEFHVTAGHIFGTWLPTSGYTLDHRPHFEVMGEKYLGHTNPASEEQVWIPIK; the protein is encoded by the coding sequence ATGGAAGACCCAAAGATTGTTGACTTAGCTGAGAAGCGCCTGGCAGGCCTGCGCATCACCACCAGCCTGGTAGAAAACAACGCACCAGCACTTTGGCAACAGTTCATGCCGCGCCACCGCGAGATTGCCCATAGAGTGGGACAGGAGTTGTATTCAGTGCAGGAGTACCCGGTCAACTTCTTTAGTCAGGTAGTGGATCCCAATACCAAGTTTGAGAAGTGGGCGGCAGTAGAAGTGAGCACTGTAGAGCATCTGCCAGAAGGCCTAGAATTGCTGGTAGTGCCCGCCGGGAAGTATGCCGTGTTTCTACACAAGGGCATTTCCAGTGAGTTTCATGTGACGGCGGGCCATATCTTCGGGACGTGGTTACCTACGTCTGGGTACACCCTGGACCACCGGCCGCATTTTGAGGTGATGGGCGAAAAGTACTTAGGCCATACCAACCCCGCCTCTGAAGAGCAAGTCTGGATTCCCATCAAGTAA
- a CDS encoding ABC transporter ATP-binding protein, with amino-acid sequence MAILEIRELVAGYAERVLIRNLSFLVPTPTFIAIIGHNGSGKSTFLKALTGQILYKGQVLVKGQPLPTRTGAMARTLSYLPQKNNVAFPILARELVVMGLFRKKRLLEPYTAADYQRVEEVLDQLHISHLSNRTFTDLSGGEQQLVWLAQLMLQETPLALLDEPTQQLDVYHKKRVFDLMTSWVQDQQKTVLCITHDLLNLLPMQGYLLNISQANPQLEKITPETVLAHQQFLENRPVFAQ; translated from the coding sequence TTTTAGTGCCCACCCCCACCTTCATTGCCATCATTGGGCACAACGGCAGCGGCAAGTCTACCTTTCTCAAAGCCTTGACCGGCCAAATTCTTTACAAAGGACAGGTGTTGGTGAAAGGCCAGCCTTTGCCCACGCGTACCGGTGCCATGGCCCGCACACTTTCTTATCTGCCCCAGAAGAACAACGTGGCCTTCCCTATTCTGGCGCGTGAGTTGGTGGTGATGGGACTGTTCAGGAAGAAGCGTTTGCTGGAGCCCTATACCGCCGCAGACTACCAGCGCGTAGAAGAGGTATTAGACCAACTGCACATCTCCCACCTCAGTAACAGGACCTTCACAGACCTTTCTGGTGGTGAGCAGCAACTGGTGTGGCTGGCACAACTGATGTTGCAGGAAACGCCATTGGCCTTGCTAGATGAGCCTACCCAGCAACTAGACGTGTACCACAAGAAACGCGTCTTTGACTTGATGACCTCCTGGGTGCAAGACCAGCAGAAGACCGTGCTCTGCATCACGCATGACTTGTTGAACCTGCTCCCTATGCAAGGCTACCTGCTCAACATCTCCCAAGCCAATCCGCAACTAGAGAAGATCACGCCTGAGACGGTATTGGCCCACCAGCAGTTTCTGGAGAACCGACCGGTCTTCGCTCAATAA